GTCGCTTCTGGCGTTTGGTAGGGGCGGCAGTTCTGGCCCTCTTTAGTCTGGTGGTACTGGCCCAGGAAGAGGACGATCCGGTCAAGGAGGCCGAGAAGCAAAAGAAGCAGCTTCTGGAGCAGAGCGGGGGCATTCTGCCCAGTGACCTGTACGTAGAGCAAGGAGAGCAGCTTTTCAAGGCCAGGCGCGGCCCCAAAAACGCTTCCCTCGAGGCCTGCGACTTTGGTCGGGGGCCGGGGAAGCTTGAAGGGGTGGTAGGCCGGCTGCCCCGCTACTTCTTCGATACCCGTAAGGTAGAAGACCTCGACTCGCGCATCCGCACCTGCATGATTCGGCTCCAGGGCTTCCAGCCGCAGGACATCCGGCGCAGCGATGTGGTCGCGATTGCCTTCTACATAGCCTCCTTGTCGAACGAGCAACCCGTAACGGTGCGGCCCCTGATGCCCCAGGAGAAAAAGCTCTACGAACTTGGGGAGCAGCTTTTCTACCTGCGGGCCGGCCCCCGGGATATGGGCTGTGCGACCTGCCACGTCACCTACGTGGGTAAGCGGGCGGGGGTGCTTCCCTACTCGGACATCCTCAAGGACAAACGCGCCGCCAGCCACTGGCCGGCCTTCCGCTACTCCAACGACCAGGCCTGGACCATGGCCGACCGCATCCGAGCTTGCTACGCCAACCTGGGCATGCCGGCCCCCGACTTCTACTCCGAGCCCATCATCGCTCTGACCCTCTTCATGAACACCCAGGCCAGAGGGGCGCGGATGGACTTGCCCGGTTTCATACGCTAGGGAGGTCTTGTGCGGCGATTTTATCTACCCACCTTGCTGCTTATGCTCCTGGGCCTGGCCAGCGGTCAAACCAACCCGTCGTACATTAACGCCGAGCTCCAACGGCTAATCCAGGCCGGAGGCCAGAACTACGCCAACACGCTCCTCCGGCAGGCCCCCGATCAGGCGCTCTGCTCCATTCATCGCAACAAGCTACCCGCCGAGGTGCTGGGCCCCTTCATCGAAGAGCAGCGCAGGAGCATCAAGTACCCTGCCGATGGAAAGCTGATGGGCGACTGGAAGCAGGGCGAGCCCATCTTCAACACCCTGGCGCGGGGCAACTGCTTCTCCTGCCATGTGGGCTCGCCCCTCAACATTGGGGGGAATGTGGGGCCCAGCCTGGAGAAGTACGGCCAGCGGGGCACCTCTGAGGCCATGCAGAAATACACCTACGAGGTGATCTACAACACCTGGGCCTACTTCCCCTGCACGGTGATGTACCGCTTCGGACACAACGGCCTGCTCAAGCCGGAGGAGATCGCCCACGTGGTGGCCTACCTGCTCGACCCGGCCTCGGACTTCAACACCAAACCGGCGCTGAAGCGCTAACTTCTCGAATCTTATCGCTCCCCGGCGGGTATCTGGGCCTGGGAACGGAGGTGTTATGACCCGACGTGAACTGGTACAACTCTTGCTGGCTCTGGGCATGACCTCCCCCAAAGCCTTTGCCCAGGCTATGGAGCGTCCCGAGCAGTTGTACGACCTTCCCCCCTTTGGCAACGTTACCCTGCTCTTCAACACCGACCTGCACGCTCAACTACGGCCCCACTACTTTATGGAGCCGCCCAACCTACTGGCCGCCAAGGCGCTGGAGGGCAAACCCGGCTACCTGACCGGCGAGGCCTTTTTGCGCTATTACGGCCTCCGGCGGGGTAGCCTCGAGGCCTACGCATTCTCCTCGGTAGATTTTGCGACGCTGGCCCAGCGCTTTGGGCCCATGGGGGGTGGGGCTTATATCGGGGCCCTTATCAAGCAGCAAAAAGCCCAGGCGGGCGAGAAGCGCACCCTGGTACTGGATGGCGGCGACACCTGGACCAACTCCGGCATCTCGCTGCGCACCAGAGGGCAGGTGGTGGTGGACTGGATGAACCGGGTGGGCTTCGACCACATGGTCTTCCACTGGGAGTACACCCTGGGCCGGGAGCGCGTGGAGGAGCTGGTCAAGGAGCTAAAAGCCCGGGTGGTCAGCTTCAATATAGTGGACGACCTCTTTGGCGACCCCATCTACCCGCCCTATGCCATCCACGAGATCGGGGGCTACAGCCTGGGCATCATCGGCTCGAGCTTCCCCTATGTAAAGGTCTCGCACCCGGAGGAGTTCTCCGAGGGGCTTTCTTTTGGTGTTAGGGAAAACGAGCTGCAAAAATACGTGAACGAACTGCGCGGCAAGGGCGTGGATGCAGTGGTGATGCTCTCGCACAACGGCGTGCCACTGGATCTGGCGCTGGCAGCCCGCATCAAGGGGATTGACCTGATCCTCACCGGCCACACCCACGACTTCACCCCCGCCCCCATCCGGGTGGGCAACACCTGGCTGGTAGCCGGGGGGTCGGCCGGCAAGGCGGTGGTGCGGGTGGACTTGCAGATGAAGAAAGGCGGGATTGCCGACCTGCGAGCCCGCACCCTGCCGGTAGCCACCAACCTGATCAAGCCCGACCCGGCGCTCGAGGCCTTCATCCGCGAGACCTACGCACCACACCTGGATTACCTGGATCAGGTGCTGGGCACCACCGAGACCCTGCTCTACAAGCGCGACTCCACCTACTCCACCCTCGACGAGCTGGCCTGCCGGGCCGTGCAGGCAGCCTACCCCGAGGTCGAGGTGGCTTTCAGCACCGGCACCCGCTGGGGTACGGCCATCCTGCCGGGCCAGCCCATCACCATGGACAAAGTCCTGGCCTACACCGGCTACACCTACCCTGAGGTGTACGTGTTCCGGCTCAAGGGGGAGCGCTTGCAGG
The DNA window shown above is from Meiothermus sp. CFH 77666 and carries:
- the soxX gene encoding sulfur oxidation c-type cytochrome SoxX → MRRFYLPTLLLMLLGLASGQTNPSYINAELQRLIQAGGQNYANTLLRQAPDQALCSIHRNKLPAEVLGPFIEEQRRSIKYPADGKLMGDWKQGEPIFNTLARGNCFSCHVGSPLNIGGNVGPSLEKYGQRGTSEAMQKYTYEVIYNTWAYFPCTVMYRFGHNGLLKPEEIAHVVAYLLDPASDFNTKPALKR
- the soxB gene encoding thiosulfohydrolase SoxB, with the translated sequence MTRRELVQLLLALGMTSPKAFAQAMERPEQLYDLPPFGNVTLLFNTDLHAQLRPHYFMEPPNLLAAKALEGKPGYLTGEAFLRYYGLRRGSLEAYAFSSVDFATLAQRFGPMGGGAYIGALIKQQKAQAGEKRTLVLDGGDTWTNSGISLRTRGQVVVDWMNRVGFDHMVFHWEYTLGRERVEELVKELKARVVSFNIVDDLFGDPIYPPYAIHEIGGYSLGIIGSSFPYVKVSHPEEFSEGLSFGVRENELQKYVNELRGKGVDAVVMLSHNGVPLDLALAARIKGIDLILTGHTHDFTPAPIRVGNTWLVAGGSAGKAVVRVDLQMKKGGIADLRARTLPVATNLIKPDPALEAFIRETYAPHLDYLDQVLGTTETLLYKRDSTYSTLDELACRAVQAAYPEVEVAFSTGTRWGTAILPGQPITMDKVLAYTGYTYPEVYVFRLKGERLQAVLEDVAANTFNPDPFYQQGGDMSRVFGLSYDLAVNAPTGQRVRNVAIRGRRLDPNREYTLASFGGRLQRSGTLVEKYTPRPIYDIIAEYLKQVKTVNIPPRPSMRVLDQRYVLPG
- the soxA gene encoding sulfur oxidation c-type cytochrome SoxA, yielding MGRFWRLVGAAVLALFSLVVLAQEEDDPVKEAEKQKKQLLEQSGGILPSDLYVEQGEQLFKARRGPKNASLEACDFGRGPGKLEGVVGRLPRYFFDTRKVEDLDSRIRTCMIRLQGFQPQDIRRSDVVAIAFYIASLSNEQPVTVRPLMPQEKKLYELGEQLFYLRAGPRDMGCATCHVTYVGKRAGVLPYSDILKDKRAASHWPAFRYSNDQAWTMADRIRACYANLGMPAPDFYSEPIIALTLFMNTQARGARMDLPGFIR